The window TTTGACACGtcgttaaattttttaaaacgCGAGGACACGTCACCTTAAATTCCCGAGTTCCGAGGGAGTTTGACTGCCAGAACTCCGGTGCAAACACGTCCCTCGCAAGGAGGGAGGGCCGGTTGGAACGCGGGCCAAGAGAGAGGGTTGGCTTGGCTGCTGACTAAATTCCTCTCAGAATACTAGCAACTGGCTCTCCTGcgagtccagtccagtccagtctgGCTTACCAAACAAGAGCTATCAGCAGAGGCTCCAATTTCCTCCTCTCATCATGCATTAGGAATCTCTGTCTCAATCCAAATTTTGTGGGTTCGATTCCCAGGAGAGGCCTCCTTGCTCGCGCGAACCAAACAAGGCTGATGAGGAAGAGACAGGAAGAAGATGCCCACCAGAACCCTCCTGCCGTCGACAAGCTTCAGCAAGTCGTGCACAGCAACTCTACAGGTAGCTACCCATTCGATTTTCTTTAAGAATAAGGTGATAAATTGGGTTTCCTGATTGGGATTGATGGATGGGTTTTTGGTTTCATAAGGCGGTTGGGACAAGTGCTGGGAGCAAGGTTTGACCCCTTGGGATTTAGGGCAGCCAACGCCCGTTATTTCCCATCTTCATCGGACGGGAGCCCTTCCCAAGGGCAGGGCTCTTGTCCCTGGATGTGGCACTGTATGTACTATTCTACTCATTACTCTCTAGTCATTACACTATTCTCAGTAGGAATTCGATTACGAGTTGTTTGCACGATGGCAGGGATATGATGTTGTAGAAATTGCATGTCCTGAACGCCATGCCACTGGATTGGACATTTCAGAGAATGCCATTAACAAAGCTCTGGAGGTAAGAGTTGACATATCCACTCCATTTTCACTTAACCAGAGGTCAATCGCCCGTCGGCCATGAATAATATGTACCCTTTTCTGATCCTTTTTAGTTAGATTATGAGGTCCTTACTTCAAATTTCTGTTTGAAATGTCATGGCAGTTGTTTTCCTCACTTCCCAAAGCACGGTACTTCACCTTCTTAAAGGCGGACTTTTTCACTTGGCATCCAACTGAATTGTTTGATCTCGTTTTTGATTATACGTAAGGTTACTTGAAACactctgtatttttttttttttttcccatgagAAAGACCTTTTGATTGATCGCGTCTTATGGTACAGGTTCTTCTGTGCTGTTGAACCAGACATGAGATCTGCATGGGCGCGGAAGATTGCAGATATCTTAAAACCGGATGGGGAGCTCATAACACTGATGTTTCCTGTATTAACTTTTCTCCCTTCATATACCTCTCTctcattgtgtgtatgtgtgtgtgtctctGTTCTTTGTTAGTATTTCCTCCTTACAATGAACATGAACGCATCCATCTGATAATAGAAGGGATCCGGTTTTGATTATCATTTGTGGTAATAGCTCatttctttttgcatttttatttcttcaagttttattgaaattttgattagttaaaattttcgaattttaatatttatgtttatACATAGTTTGATAGTCTATTGATAAGTAAATTTATCTGATGGCAGACCAGTGATCATATTGGTGGACCACCTTACAAAGTGTCAGTTTCAGAGTAAGCTCCAACTCCATATCCTGTTTTACAATCTTTTAGGTACTGAACTGGTGTTGCTATTGATCACATACAAATGATactgtttttacttacaagaCTGTAGTCTATACTGATTATTCTTGATTCTATTT of the Pyrus communis chromosome 1, drPyrComm1.1, whole genome shotgun sequence genome contains:
- the LOC137739370 gene encoding probable thiol methyltransferase 2 isoform X2 codes for the protein MRKRQEEDAHQNPPAVDKLQQVVHSNSTGGWDKCWEQGLTPWDLGQPTPVISHLHRTGALPKGRALVPGCGTGYDVVEIACPERHATGLDISENAINKALELFSSLPKARYFTFLKADFFTWHPTELFDLVFDYTFFCAVEPDMRSAWARKIADILKPDGELITLMFPTSDHIGGPPYKVSVSDYEEVLHPLGFKATSILDNELAVRPRKGREKLGRWKRYLSKSSL
- the LOC137739370 gene encoding probable thiol methyltransferase 2 isoform X1 — its product is MRKRQEEDAHQNPPAVDKLQQVVHSNSTGGWDKCWEQGLTPWDLGQPTPVISHLHRTGALPKGRALVPGCGTGYDVVEIACPERHATGLDISENAINKALELFSSLPKARYFTFLKADFFTWHPTELFDLVFDYTFFCAVEPDMRSAWARKIADILKPDGELITLMFPTSDHIGGPPYKVSVSDYEEVLHPLGFKATSILDNELAVRPRKVHMDEDYRFVLDADTLFVHLCLRRYT